A window from bacterium encodes these proteins:
- a CDS encoding pirin family protein codes for MLESIITARKADIGGLEVGRLLPSRERRMVGPFTFLDHGGPIDLPAFIPDTLDVLPHPHIGLSTVTYLLDGTMTHRDSLGVEQVIRPGDVNWMTAGRGISHSERFEGPFKDKGGAFNLLQAWVALPVEHEEADPSFNHHPSQELPIFEEGGLWARLIAGTAFGVSAPVKTHSPLFYMHVQLQAGAKAAVPGDHPERAVYVVKGCVEVAGHAYRPGEMLVFAPGAAPLITAQEASTVMMLGGEPVGPRHIWWNFVSSRKERIEQAKADWQAGRIALPPHDARAFVPLP; via the coding sequence ATGCTTGAATCCATCATCACCGCTCGCAAGGCCGATATCGGCGGCTTGGAAGTGGGGCGCCTCCTGCCTTCGCGCGAGCGCCGCATGGTCGGGCCGTTCACCTTTCTGGATCACGGCGGGCCGATCGACCTGCCGGCCTTCATCCCCGACACCCTGGATGTCCTTCCTCATCCGCACATCGGCCTCTCGACCGTCACCTACCTCCTCGACGGCACGATGACCCATCGCGACAGCCTCGGCGTCGAGCAGGTGATACGGCCTGGTGACGTCAACTGGATGACCGCAGGCCGAGGCATCAGCCACTCTGAGCGCTTCGAGGGCCCTTTCAAGGACAAGGGCGGGGCATTCAACCTCCTGCAGGCCTGGGTGGCGCTCCCCGTCGAGCATGAAGAGGCGGATCCCAGCTTCAATCACCACCCCAGTCAGGAGCTGCCAATCTTCGAAGAAGGCGGCCTCTGGGCCCGCCTCATCGCAGGCACGGCCTTCGGTGTCTCGGCGCCGGTCAAGACCCACTCGCCGCTCTTCTACATGCATGTGCAGCTCCAGGCGGGCGCGAAGGCGGCCGTCCCGGGCGATCACCCCGAGCGCGCCGTCTACGTCGTCAAGGGCTGCGTCGAAGTGGCAGGGCACGCGTATCGTCCAGGCGAGATGCTGGTCTTCGCCCCTGGGGCGGCTCCACTCATCACGGCGCAGGAGGCGTCCACCGTCATGATGCTCGGAGGTGAGCCGGTCGGCCCGCGCCACATCTGGTGGAACTTCGTCTCCTCGCGCAAGGAGCGTATCGAGCAGGCCAAGGCGGATTGGCAAGCCGGCCGGATCGCTCTGCCGCCGCACGATGCCCGCGCGTTCGTCCCGCTGCCCTAG
- a CDS encoding tRNA-(ms[2]io[6]A)-hydroxylase has translation MTLATQTCPPMTCLKEASDKAWLELVIRHTDLLLADHAHCEKKAAATAMSLIAKYPNDRALVTSMLHLAQEELEHFARLYAVLNERGIPLGRIDSDPYVKELLKLNRPHGVEHLVDRLLIMSLVEARSCERFVLLAQNLPDPALRSLYHELSFSEAGHHQLFVSLAGHHMPKAVVLQRLEELAVQEAEILRRLPVAARMH, from the coding sequence ATGACCCTCGCAACGCAAACCTGTCCGCCAATGACCTGTCTCAAGGAGGCTTCCGATAAAGCCTGGCTCGAGCTGGTGATCCGTCACACGGATCTCCTCCTGGCGGATCACGCGCATTGCGAGAAGAAGGCGGCTGCTACGGCCATGAGCCTCATCGCCAAATATCCGAACGACCGGGCGCTGGTTACCAGCATGCTGCACCTCGCCCAGGAAGAACTCGAACACTTCGCCCGACTGTATGCCGTGCTCAATGAGCGCGGCATTCCTCTTGGGAGGATCGACTCCGATCCCTACGTGAAAGAGCTGTTGAAGCTCAATCGCCCCCATGGAGTCGAACACTTGGTCGATCGGTTGCTCATCATGAGCTTGGTCGAGGCTCGTAGCTGCGAACGCTTCGTGCTGCTCGCTCAGAACCTGCCGGACCCCGCGCTGCGATCGCTCTACCATGAGCTTTCGTTCTCGGAGGCCGGTCATCATCAACTCTTCGTTTCCCTCGCCGGTCACCACATGCCCAAGGCTGTGGTGCTTCAACGGCTCGAGGAGCTGGCCGTGCAAGAGGCGGAGATTCTCCGTCGCCTGCCGGTCGCTGCTCGCATGCACTAA
- a CDS encoding Dabb family protein produces MIRHVVGFRFKPDTTPSQIAQFLAAFRALADQIPELRSLSVGPNLTDRDATCPYILSSSFDDMDAVGRYLVHPAHVDAVATHLTPILEQRIILDIEE; encoded by the coding sequence ATGATCCGCCATGTCGTCGGGTTCCGCTTCAAGCCGGACACCACTCCCAGCCAGATCGCCCAGTTCCTCGCCGCCTTCCGAGCCCTCGCCGACCAGATCCCGGAGCTGCGGAGCCTGAGCGTCGGCCCCAACCTGACGGATCGCGACGCCACCTGCCCCTACATCCTCTCGTCGAGCTTCGACGACATGGACGCCGTGGGGCGCTACCTGGTCCACCCGGCGCACGTCGATGCCGTCGCCACGCACCTAACGCCGATTCTCGAGCAACGAATCATCCTGGACATCGAAGAGTAA
- a CDS encoding DEAD/DEAH box helicase, which translates to MPDNIRFEDLGLPPEILRGLSQMGFAHATPVQAAAIPEVLKGKDLVVQAKTGSGKTLAFGLPVLARLDPTSPDTQVLVITPTRELAIQVAEELNKVGGHMGILVSAIYGGTKMDKQMTDLAWASIIVGTPGRLRDHLTRGNLHLTKCTTVVLDEADEMLDMGFKDDLEFILSGLPKPRTTLLFSATFPKAIEAIAKKYMTSTEKIAVSSGLTTPTDITHRFLKVSESNRVEALATLIRKEPPNLGIVFCKRKSETTQVSRKLRAAGIPSGYLNGDMDQAQREATLAQFKRGDINILVATDVAARGLDINGITHVYNVSVPQDTETYVHRSGRTGRAGKKGTCITLVTPEEERYFAKIQQDLTETARKAMAAAQAAVPAQAPAQAPAARRQPTAEPRAQQEAPRAPQPARQERQDRQERQERQERESTRAPREAERRIESRQSENARPRYSVDTIYREVNGQAEAYRTIAQELLRQTDAERLVAALLSQTNAGKRMLEKSIPREEPSDSQRDHSRRRSRSTSHSGGRLTRKPSQVVYGE; encoded by the coding sequence TTGCCTGACAACATCCGTTTCGAGGATCTCGGCCTGCCGCCTGAGATTCTCCGGGGCCTGAGCCAGATGGGCTTCGCCCACGCCACCCCGGTCCAAGCCGCGGCAATCCCCGAAGTCTTGAAGGGCAAGGACCTGGTGGTCCAAGCCAAGACCGGTTCCGGTAAGACCCTGGCCTTCGGCCTTCCCGTCCTCGCCCGTCTCGATCCCACCAGCCCCGACACCCAGGTGCTGGTCATCACCCCGACCCGCGAACTCGCCATCCAGGTGGCCGAAGAGCTGAACAAGGTCGGCGGTCACATGGGCATCCTGGTCTCCGCCATCTACGGCGGCACCAAGATGGACAAGCAAATGACCGACCTGGCCTGGGCCTCCATCATCGTGGGGACGCCGGGCCGCCTCCGGGACCACCTGACCCGAGGCAACCTGCACCTGACCAAGTGCACCACCGTGGTCCTCGACGAAGCCGACGAGATGCTCGACATGGGCTTCAAGGACGACCTGGAGTTCATCCTCTCGGGTCTTCCCAAGCCCCGGACCACCCTGCTCTTCTCGGCGACCTTCCCCAAGGCCATCGAGGCGATCGCCAAGAAGTACATGACGAGCACCGAGAAGATCGCCGTCAGCTCGGGCCTCACCACCCCCACGGACATCACTCACCGCTTCCTCAAGGTCAGCGAATCGAACCGGGTGGAGGCGCTTGCGACCCTCATCCGCAAGGAGCCCCCGAATCTCGGGATCGTCTTCTGCAAGCGCAAGAGCGAAACCACCCAGGTCTCGCGCAAGCTGCGCGCCGCAGGCATCCCCTCGGGCTACCTCAACGGGGACATGGACCAGGCTCAGCGCGAAGCCACCCTCGCCCAGTTCAAGCGCGGGGACATCAATATCCTGGTCGCCACCGACGTCGCGGCCCGCGGCCTCGACATCAACGGGATCACTCACGTCTACAACGTGTCGGTCCCCCAGGACACCGAGACCTATGTCCACCGCTCGGGCCGCACCGGCCGCGCCGGCAAGAAGGGCACCTGCATCACCCTCGTCACCCCCGAGGAAGAGCGCTACTTCGCCAAGATCCAGCAGGATCTGACCGAAACCGCCCGCAAGGCGATGGCCGCCGCCCAGGCAGCGGTCCCGGCGCAGGCACCCGCGCAAGCCCCAGCCGCCCGCAGGCAGCCTACCGCCGAGCCCCGCGCTCAGCAGGAGGCGCCCCGCGCCCCGCAGCCGGCTCGCCAGGAGCGTCAAGACCGACAGGAGCGTCAAGAACGCCAAGAGCGCGAGAGCACCCGCGCCCCGCGTGAAGCCGAGCGCCGCATCGAGAGCCGGCAGAGCGAGAATGCTCGTCCGCGCTACTCGGTGGATACCATCTACCGCGAGGTGAACGGCCAGGCCGAAGCCTACCGGACCATCGCCCAGGAGCTGCTGCGGCAGACCGATGCCGAGCGTCTCGTGGCCGCCCTGCTCAGCCAGACCAACGCCGGCAAGCGGATGCTCGAGAAGAGCATCCCGCGCGAGGAACCGTCCGACTCCCAGCGCGATCATTCGCGCCGCAGGTCGCGCTCGACCTCGCACAGCGGGGGGCGCCTCACGCGCAAGCCCTCCCAGGTCGTCTACGGCGAATAA
- a CDS encoding membrane protein insertion efficiency factor YidD, whose amino-acid sequence MRRSSFLKVAVFLAIALHVAPVSAKDAEWGPWPSADAEERLPASAFHAAEGWVGEAQNGSQPFLFALRTYQLFVSSQDVVSCPMYPSCSRFAMHAFATYDPLQAFLLTADRLVRDNPGAHEHGRYPHVHVGEQPKLRDLPEDHRLW is encoded by the coding sequence ATGCGCCGCTCATCCTTCTTGAAAGTCGCTGTCTTCCTTGCGATTGCTCTGCACGTCGCGCCCGTCTCCGCCAAGGACGCGGAGTGGGGCCCGTGGCCGAGCGCGGACGCCGAAGAGCGCTTGCCCGCCTCCGCCTTTCATGCGGCAGAGGGATGGGTGGGAGAGGCCCAGAACGGTAGCCAGCCATTTCTATTCGCGCTGCGCACCTATCAGCTCTTCGTCTCCAGTCAAGACGTGGTGAGCTGTCCCATGTACCCGAGCTGCTCGCGCTTCGCCATGCATGCCTTCGCCACCTATGACCCCCTGCAGGCGTTCTTGCTCACGGCGGATCGCCTCGTTCGCGACAACCCAGGTGCCCACGAACACGGACGCTACCCGCACGTCCACGTGGGCGAGCAGCCCAAGCTACGAGACCTTCCCGAGGATCACCGCCTATGGTAG
- a CDS encoding tetratricopeptide repeat protein, with protein sequence MVAPSAYVAPAWTQGDPQLGFASYLYDAGEFFRAVGEFERWRFMRPQDVREPRVRLQLGRCYLQGKRYEQALTYFALPYPSAELEAIARYEQGRALLGLGRFEEAEAAIRPLEHSASLASPARVQLGLAAAKQGAWQQAGDYFERAGASDATAIARNIQVRHTPSPWVAGGLSTLLPGAGQLYLGRQSDGFGSMLLTAALVGASYYYAQRDQAPISYATGILGAGFWGASVYGAIGGARHETRLADAQAIRTIEAAIAPLTRPDLQ encoded by the coding sequence ATGGTAGCCCCTTCCGCCTACGTCGCGCCCGCCTGGACCCAAGGGGATCCGCAGCTGGGCTTCGCCAGCTATCTCTACGATGCGGGCGAGTTCTTCCGGGCGGTGGGCGAGTTCGAGCGGTGGCGCTTCATGCGCCCCCAGGACGTCCGTGAACCCCGGGTGCGCCTCCAGCTGGGGCGCTGCTACTTGCAGGGCAAGCGATACGAGCAGGCCCTCACCTATTTTGCGCTGCCCTACCCCTCTGCCGAGCTCGAAGCGATCGCGCGTTACGAGCAAGGACGCGCCCTCTTGGGGCTCGGCCGCTTCGAGGAGGCCGAGGCCGCGATTCGACCGCTCGAACACTCCGCCTCTCTCGCTTCCCCTGCGCGCGTTCAGCTTGGGCTCGCCGCGGCCAAGCAAGGCGCCTGGCAACAGGCCGGGGACTATTTCGAGCGCGCGGGTGCAAGCGACGCCACGGCGATCGCGCGTAACATCCAAGTACGCCATACTCCTTCGCCCTGGGTTGCAGGTGGGCTCTCGACCCTTTTGCCTGGCGCAGGGCAGCTCTATCTTGGTCGTCAATCGGACGGCTTCGGGAGCATGTTGCTCACCGCCGCACTGGTGGGTGCCTCCTACTACTACGCGCAGCGGGATCAGGCCCCCATTTCCTATGCGACGGGCATCCTCGGCGCTGGCTTCTGGGGCGCGAGCGTCTACGGGGCCATCGGCGGCGCTCGGCACGAAACCCGCCTTGCTGACGCGCAAGCGATCCGCACCATTGAGGCGGCGATCGCCCCCCTGACTCGTCCCGACCTTCAATGA
- a CDS encoding HD-GYP domain-containing protein → MLLSEEKITALSVAIAAKDPYTLGHCERVARYASAIGDRFDLASDERPLLYQAAFLHDVGKLGIRDDVLLKEGPLTDAEFLHIKAHPRLGASILEDFPEAGPLLPTVLYHHERWDGKGYPEGLIADAAPLLARIVSVADAFDAMISHRCYRPALPFERAVHILKECAGTQWDPAVVRTFLEVIHDEPTLVIHAADVMPSR, encoded by the coding sequence TTGCTACTGTCCGAGGAAAAGATCACGGCCCTGTCGGTCGCCATCGCCGCGAAAGATCCCTACACGCTGGGGCACTGCGAGCGGGTGGCACGCTACGCCAGCGCCATCGGCGATCGCTTCGACCTGGCCTCGGACGAGCGGCCGCTTCTTTACCAGGCGGCCTTCCTCCACGACGTGGGTAAGCTCGGTATCCGGGACGACGTCCTTCTCAAAGAAGGCCCTCTGACCGACGCGGAGTTCCTGCACATCAAGGCGCACCCGCGCCTCGGTGCGAGCATCCTCGAAGACTTCCCCGAAGCCGGGCCCCTCTTGCCGACCGTCCTTTATCACCACGAGCGGTGGGACGGCAAGGGCTACCCCGAAGGTCTGATCGCGGACGCCGCCCCGCTCCTGGCCCGGATCGTCTCGGTCGCGGACGCCTTCGACGCCATGATCAGCCACCGCTGCTATCGCCCGGCCTTGCCCTTCGAGCGCGCGGTCCACATCCTCAAGGAGTGCGCCGGCACCCAGTGGGATCCGGCCGTGGTCCGGACCTTCCTGGAGGTCATCCACGACGAGCCGACCCTGGTGATTCATGCGGCCGATGTGATGCCGAGCCGTTAA
- a CDS encoding protein DA1, with translation MRRSRAIAAWMMALGVAGVVPPTEAAPMTTCASCRQPITSTYVQWGRQAFHPQHFTCAGCSLPIGSAPYVPHQGRPYHQRCYAEAFAERCGVCQQPLIGRYIKQDGKAYHEACFQTSIAEKCDVCGTGLTGKYFVDPWGNKYHAAHQRQVPNCDYCGRIISQRTSGGGSTYQDGRSVCAGCYGVQISGDRAAQPLIEGVRERLRGWGLDVPAEAAPVILVDRNTLRNLLRRTGHPGGPNVNGFTSVLTEKQGNRITKREMAVYVLHGMPREVFEGTVAHELTHVWINLNNGRSLDPAFEEGSCNYFKYLLHADSQGEMAEYAIKLMQQDQDPAYGAGFRRVKRLVDKRGLDHLITLLARSTGFPLGY, from the coding sequence ATGCGTCGTAGCCGCGCGATCGCTGCCTGGATGATGGCACTGGGCGTCGCAGGCGTCGTCCCGCCCACCGAAGCCGCCCCCATGACCACTTGCGCTTCTTGCCGCCAACCGATCACCAGCACCTACGTCCAGTGGGGACGTCAGGCCTTTCACCCGCAGCACTTCACCTGCGCGGGCTGTAGCTTGCCGATCGGCAGCGCCCCTTACGTCCCACACCAGGGCCGGCCGTATCACCAGCGCTGCTACGCCGAGGCCTTCGCCGAGCGCTGCGGGGTCTGCCAGCAGCCGCTGATCGGCCGATACATCAAGCAGGACGGGAAGGCCTACCACGAGGCCTGCTTCCAGACCTCGATCGCCGAGAAGTGCGATGTGTGCGGCACTGGACTGACGGGCAAGTACTTCGTCGATCCGTGGGGCAACAAATACCATGCGGCGCACCAGCGCCAAGTCCCCAACTGCGACTACTGCGGGCGGATCATCAGCCAGCGCACCAGCGGTGGGGGCAGCACCTACCAGGACGGCCGCAGCGTCTGCGCGGGCTGCTACGGAGTGCAGATCTCGGGCGATCGCGCCGCCCAGCCTCTCATCGAGGGGGTTCGTGAGCGGCTGAGAGGCTGGGGGCTCGATGTGCCCGCCGAGGCGGCTCCCGTCATCCTGGTGGATCGCAACACCCTGCGCAACCTCTTGCGTCGCACGGGCCATCCCGGCGGCCCCAACGTCAACGGCTTCACCTCGGTGCTGACCGAGAAGCAGGGTAACCGCATCACCAAGCGCGAGATGGCGGTCTACGTCCTGCACGGCATGCCGCGCGAGGTCTTCGAAGGCACGGTCGCCCACGAGCTGACGCACGTCTGGATCAACTTGAACAATGGCCGATCGCTGGATCCCGCTTTCGAAGAGGGGAGCTGCAACTACTTCAAGTATCTGCTCCATGCCGACTCGCAGGGCGAGATGGCCGAGTATGCGATCAAGTTGATGCAGCAAGACCAGGACCCCGCGTACGGCGCCGGCTTTCGCCGGGTCAAGCGCCTGGTGGACAAGCGGGGCCTCGACCACCTGATCACCTTGCTGGCCCGGAGCACGGGCTTCCCTCTCGGCTACTAA
- a CDS encoding YkgJ family cysteine cluster protein, with translation MRWIFGTRRRPEPPNPLPTPATLPLHFEGVLEEALANTARPHPLVEALDQARDGIGRTENMGQSGDERDLFVHLDRLSQAVVETYPQSLCYSGCGRCCHYPTGFFDISFQEWELLRRHMETEWSPERRERWLARFWREHGPRMWHVRFFEWLMSTSLPIFPTRNALPLACPFLEEGRCSVYAARPFVCRTFGHFSAKLTPWSQPHVYACSAQGELLEGLMAAEGPQVMLPDLSPWQLRKYAFIWGKKRVIASWIARTYPRNSRRWFSWLSFNRGK, from the coding sequence ATGCGCTGGATTTTCGGCACCCGCCGCCGCCCGGAACCACCTAACCCGCTGCCGACGCCCGCCACGCTCCCGCTTCACTTCGAAGGGGTGCTGGAAGAGGCCCTGGCCAATACCGCACGGCCGCATCCCTTGGTCGAAGCCCTCGACCAGGCACGCGACGGCATCGGCCGCACGGAGAACATGGGCCAGTCCGGCGACGAGCGCGACCTGTTCGTCCACCTGGACCGGCTCTCGCAGGCGGTGGTCGAAACCTACCCCCAGAGTCTCTGCTATTCGGGCTGCGGCCGCTGCTGCCACTATCCCACGGGCTTCTTCGATATCTCCTTTCAAGAGTGGGAGCTCTTGCGCCGGCACATGGAAACCGAATGGAGCCCCGAGCGCCGAGAACGGTGGCTAGCGCGCTTCTGGCGCGAACACGGTCCGCGCATGTGGCACGTGCGCTTCTTCGAATGGCTCATGAGCACGAGCCTCCCCATCTTCCCCACCCGTAACGCCCTGCCCTTGGCCTGTCCTTTCCTCGAGGAGGGGCGATGCTCGGTCTACGCGGCGCGCCCCTTCGTCTGCCGGACCTTCGGTCACTTCAGCGCCAAGCTCACCCCCTGGAGCCAGCCCCACGTCTACGCGTGCAGCGCGCAGGGCGAACTGCTCGAAGGCCTGATGGCCGCCGAGGGCCCCCAGGTGATGCTCCCCGACCTCTCGCCCTGGCAGCTGCGGAAGTACGCCTTCATCTGGGGCAAGAAGCGCGTGATTGCAAGCTGGATCGCCCGCACCTACCCCCGAAATTCGCGCCGTTGGTTCTCCTGGTTATCGTTTAACCGGGGAAAATAA